A window from Streptomyces subrutilus encodes these proteins:
- the metG gene encoding methionine--tRNA ligase — MARHLITSALPYINGIKHLGNMVGSMLPADVYSRYLRQRGHDVLYICATDEHGTPAELAAKEAGVSVAEFCAQAHDAQKAVYDGFRLSFDHFGRSSSAQNAEITQHFARQLQRNGFIEERAIRQVYSPADGRFLPDRYVEGTCPHCGYDKARGDQCENCTRVLDPTDLIEPRSAISGSTDLEVRETTHLFLLQSKLQVEVEAWVAEHEEEWPQLASSIARKWLTEGLHDRAITRDLDWGVPVPADTWPELAAAGKVFYVWFDAPIEYIAATKEWADADPAGRDHKAWWYEAADVRYTQFMAKDNVPFHTVMFPATELGTREPWKKVDYVKAFNWLTYYGGKFSTSQKRGVFTDQALDILPADYWRYFLIANAPESDDSSFTWEHFTATVNKDLADTLGNFVNRVLSFSRKRFGDEVPAGNAAGEAEAKLGGQIAELLAEYENHMETLQYRKAAAALRALWSAGNSYLEEKAPWLEIKTDPEGAALTLRTAMNLIHLYSVVSEPFIPASAAAMRSAFALADDTASWVTPEQARSLDAVPAGTPFTVPPVLFAKITEDDLESYRERFGGSPDA, encoded by the coding sequence ATGGCTCGACACCTGATCACCAGCGCGCTTCCGTACATCAACGGGATCAAGCACCTGGGCAACATGGTCGGGTCGATGCTTCCGGCGGACGTGTACTCCCGGTACCTCCGCCAGCGCGGCCACGACGTCCTGTACATCTGCGCCACCGACGAGCACGGCACCCCCGCCGAACTCGCCGCGAAGGAAGCCGGCGTCTCCGTCGCCGAATTCTGCGCGCAGGCACACGACGCCCAGAAGGCGGTCTACGACGGCTTCCGGCTGTCCTTCGACCACTTCGGCCGCAGCTCCTCCGCGCAGAACGCCGAGATCACCCAGCACTTCGCCCGGCAGCTCCAGCGGAACGGCTTCATCGAGGAGCGCGCGATCCGGCAGGTGTACTCGCCGGCCGACGGCCGCTTCCTGCCCGACCGCTACGTCGAGGGCACCTGTCCGCACTGCGGCTACGACAAGGCCCGCGGCGACCAGTGCGAGAACTGCACCCGCGTCCTGGACCCGACGGACCTGATCGAGCCCCGCTCGGCCATCTCCGGCTCCACCGACCTGGAGGTACGGGAGACCACGCACCTCTTCCTCCTCCAGTCCAAGCTCCAGGTCGAGGTCGAGGCCTGGGTGGCGGAGCACGAGGAGGAGTGGCCGCAGCTGGCCTCCTCCATCGCCCGCAAGTGGCTGACCGAGGGCCTGCACGACCGCGCCATCACCCGCGACCTGGACTGGGGCGTCCCGGTGCCGGCCGACACGTGGCCCGAGCTGGCCGCCGCGGGCAAGGTCTTCTACGTCTGGTTCGACGCGCCGATCGAGTACATCGCCGCCACCAAGGAGTGGGCGGACGCCGACCCGGCCGGCCGCGACCACAAGGCGTGGTGGTACGAGGCCGCGGACGTCCGCTACACCCAGTTCATGGCCAAGGACAACGTCCCCTTCCACACCGTCATGTTCCCGGCAACCGAGCTGGGCACCCGCGAGCCGTGGAAGAAGGTCGACTACGTCAAGGCGTTCAACTGGCTGACGTACTACGGCGGCAAGTTCTCCACCTCGCAGAAGCGCGGCGTCTTCACCGACCAGGCCCTCGACATCCTCCCGGCCGACTACTGGCGCTACTTCCTCATCGCCAACGCGCCCGAGTCCGACGACTCCTCGTTCACGTGGGAGCACTTCACCGCCACAGTCAACAAGGACCTCGCCGACACCCTGGGCAACTTCGTCAACCGGGTGCTGTCCTTCTCCCGCAAGCGCTTCGGCGACGAGGTCCCGGCGGGCAACGCGGCCGGCGAGGCCGAGGCGAAGCTGGGCGGCCAGATCGCCGAGCTCCTCGCCGAGTACGAGAACCACATGGAGACCCTCCAGTACCGCAAGGCCGCGGCGGCCCTGCGCGCGCTGTGGTCGGCCGGAAACTCCTACCTGGAGGAGAAGGCCCCCTGGCTGGAGATCAAGACGGACCCGGAGGGCGCGGCGCTGACCCTGCGCACCGCGATGAACCTCATCCACCTCTACTCGGTGGTCTCCGAGCCCTTCATCCCGGCCTCGGCGGCCGCCATGCGCTCCGCGTTCGCGCTGGCCGACGACACCGCGTCGTGGGTCACCCCGGAGCAGGCCAGGTCCCTGGACGCGGTCCCGGCGGGGACTCCGTTCACCGTGCCGCCGGTGCTCTTCGCGAAGATCACCGAAGACGACCTGGAGTCCTACCGCGAGCGCTTCGGCGGATCGCCGGACGCCTGA
- a CDS encoding (2Fe-2S) ferredoxin domain-containing protein, producing MTWIRPIAARAERPCTLVVCRGCCCGDPRKNPGSDHAGQLARLREAAAASGGRLAVRTSDCLGPCAQANVIVVQPTTEARRRGARAAWFGWALDDTATDEIIAWARAGGPGATPVPPTLDLHRIDPPAPKPPADPGRRSRRSR from the coding sequence GTGACCTGGATACGCCCGATCGCCGCCCGCGCCGAACGCCCCTGCACCCTCGTCGTCTGCCGCGGCTGCTGTTGCGGCGACCCGCGCAAGAACCCCGGCTCCGACCACGCCGGACAGCTCGCCCGGCTGCGCGAGGCCGCGGCCGCCTCCGGGGGCCGGCTCGCCGTCCGGACGAGCGACTGCCTCGGACCCTGCGCGCAGGCGAACGTCATCGTGGTCCAGCCCACCACCGAGGCCCGCCGCCGCGGCGCCCGCGCCGCGTGGTTCGGCTGGGCGCTGGACGACACCGCGACCGACGAGATCATCGCCTGGGCCCGGGCCGGCGGCCCGGGCGCCACCCCGGTCCCGCCCACCCTGGACCTGCACCGCATCGACCCGCCGGCCCCGAAACCGCCCGCCGACCCGGGCCGCCGCTCCCGCCGTTCCCGCTGA
- a CDS encoding DUF6879 family protein has translation MNISPAEFEKLFSTFRREAFRLETLDDYSGSSDAEMIRAFLAGEPQPDNYNQEWSDEVRENIDAGKRMYRVHIISRPMTDYLRFELGWGYQKNAKAGEEFFILDTTNQPNPLEGVPDFWMFDESSVVSMNYAEGGKFLGAESHISPAEWLERRDVALSRAVPFADWWEQYGEV, from the coding sequence GTGAATATCTCGCCCGCTGAGTTCGAGAAACTGTTCTCCACCTTCCGCCGAGAAGCCTTCCGGCTGGAAACCCTGGACGACTACAGCGGATCATCAGACGCGGAGATGATCCGCGCATTTCTGGCCGGTGAGCCTCAGCCGGACAACTACAACCAGGAATGGTCCGACGAAGTACGCGAGAACATTGACGCGGGAAAGCGCATGTACCGCGTCCACATTATTTCGCGGCCCATGACGGACTATCTTCGGTTCGAACTTGGATGGGGATACCAGAAGAACGCCAAGGCTGGTGAGGAGTTCTTCATCCTGGACACCACGAACCAGCCGAACCCGCTCGAAGGTGTTCCGGACTTCTGGATGTTCGATGAATCATCCGTCGTCTCCATGAACTATGCCGAGGGCGGCAAATTCCTCGGCGCGGAATCCCACATCAGTCCTGCTGAATGGTTGGAACGGCGAGACGTGGCCCTGAGCCGGGCTGTGCCTTTTGCTGACTGGTGGGAGCAGTACGGGGAAGTGTGA
- a CDS encoding helix-turn-helix transcriptional regulator: protein MNQSGPKAELGDFLRSRRGRIRPEDAGLRSLGGRRRVPGLRREELARLAGVSVDYYTRFEQGRAGNVSDAVLGAVAVALRLDDAETAHLTRLVRTAGRGAGSVRAAAALDGAREPQEVRAGLRRLLESMPETPAFVVGRRTDILAWNPLFATLVTDFGALPPEHRNKAWLVFLDPEVRGRFVNWERKARDLVAFLRFDLGRHPHDPRFAALIAELGERSPEFNGLWAEQEVRGKTHGGYHLRHPLVGEFTLAYESLNLPDDPDQTLITYTAEAGSPSEAALRILSEASASAAASASSASRPGEGLGPAAGPVRTPPA, encoded by the coding sequence ATGAACCAGAGCGGCCCCAAGGCAGAACTCGGAGACTTCCTTCGCTCCCGCCGCGGGCGCATCCGGCCCGAGGACGCCGGGCTGCGCTCCCTCGGGGGCCGCCGCCGGGTGCCGGGGCTGCGCCGCGAGGAGCTCGCCCGGCTGGCCGGCGTCAGCGTGGACTACTACACGCGCTTCGAGCAGGGCCGCGCCGGGAACGTCTCGGACGCCGTCCTCGGCGCCGTCGCCGTCGCGCTGCGCCTGGACGACGCCGAGACCGCCCACCTCACCCGGCTGGTCCGCACGGCGGGTCGCGGCGCCGGGTCCGTACGGGCCGCGGCGGCCCTCGACGGGGCGCGGGAGCCGCAGGAGGTGCGGGCCGGGCTGCGCAGGCTGCTGGAGTCGATGCCGGAGACCCCTGCCTTCGTGGTGGGCCGGCGCACCGACATCCTCGCCTGGAACCCGCTCTTCGCCACCCTGGTCACGGACTTCGGCGCCCTGCCGCCCGAGCACCGCAACAAGGCCTGGCTGGTCTTCCTCGACCCCGAGGTGCGCGGCCGGTTCGTCAACTGGGAGCGCAAGGCGCGCGATCTCGTCGCCTTCCTCCGCTTCGACCTCGGACGCCACCCGCACGATCCGCGGTTCGCGGCGCTGATCGCCGAACTGGGCGAGCGGAGCCCCGAGTTCAACGGATTGTGGGCGGAGCAGGAGGTACGGGGGAAGACGCACGGCGGCTACCACCTGCGCCACCCGCTGGTCGGCGAGTTCACCCTCGCCTACGAGAGCCTCAACCTGCCGGACGACCCGGACCAGACGCTGATCACCTACACCGCGGAGGCCGGCTCGCCCTCGGAAGCCGCCCTGCGCATCCTCTCGGAGGCGTCGGCGTCGGCGGCCGCGTCTGCGTCGTCGGCGTCGCGTCCGGGCGAGGGCCTCGGTCCGGCCGCCGGACCGGTGCGGACGCCTCCGGCGTAG
- a CDS encoding YfcC family protein: MTTAPPLPPTPPVPPAEPGADPAGAPAPGGRFRLPSALTVLALVTVAVWLLAFLVPAGQYDRDADGSPVSGTYHRVHAPQSLTERLRDLFLSPVNGLYGLRDPVTGEVGPTFAGELYGSAGVFLFVLAIGAFITVVFATGALDRGIARLAHRLRDRGALLITAVMLVFSVLGTVEGFAEETLGFYGLLVPMMLALGYDRLVAVGSAILGAGVGVLCSTVNPFATGVASSAAGISLGDGIVLRFAMWVVLTAVTILYVVRYARRVQRDPAASLCGFLPGDRAQRATGAEVAAPELTGLHRTVLALLALVFGFMVFSVVPWRGALTGRADAAPYAWELGWSFAELSALFLCAAVLVGLVARLGEAKLSSTIVRGAADFTSPALVIMLARGVTVIMNNAKITDTVLHAVEGVVRGTSSGVFAVIVFVVNLPLAFLIPSTSGHATLAMPILAPLADFAGVSRALVVTAWQSASGWMNLWVPTTAVTIGGVALAKVGYDTYLRFVWPLLAILAVLICGFLVLGATV; this comes from the coding sequence GTGACCACCGCCCCTCCGCTGCCGCCCACCCCTCCCGTACCGCCCGCCGAGCCCGGCGCGGACCCTGCCGGTGCGCCCGCACCCGGCGGCCGGTTCCGCCTCCCCTCCGCGCTGACCGTCCTGGCCCTCGTCACGGTGGCCGTCTGGCTGCTGGCCTTCCTCGTCCCGGCCGGGCAGTACGACCGCGATGCCGACGGCTCGCCCGTCTCCGGCACCTACCACCGGGTCCACGCCCCCCAGAGCCTCACCGAGCGCCTGCGGGACCTGTTCCTCTCGCCCGTCAACGGCCTCTACGGGCTTCGCGACCCGGTGACCGGCGAGGTCGGCCCCACCTTCGCCGGCGAGCTGTACGGGAGCGCGGGGGTCTTCCTGTTCGTCCTGGCCATCGGCGCGTTCATCACGGTCGTCTTCGCCACCGGCGCCCTCGACCGCGGCATCGCCCGGCTCGCCCACCGGCTGCGCGACCGCGGCGCGCTGCTGATCACCGCCGTCATGCTGGTGTTCTCCGTGCTCGGCACGGTGGAGGGGTTCGCGGAGGAGACGCTCGGGTTCTACGGGCTCCTGGTGCCGATGATGCTGGCCCTCGGCTACGACCGGCTCGTCGCCGTCGGCTCGGCGATCCTGGGCGCGGGCGTCGGCGTCCTGTGCTCGACGGTGAACCCGTTCGCCACCGGCGTGGCCTCCTCGGCCGCCGGCATCTCGCTGGGCGACGGCATCGTGCTGCGGTTCGCGATGTGGGTGGTGCTGACCGCCGTGACGATCCTCTACGTCGTCCGGTACGCGCGGCGCGTCCAGCGGGACCCGGCCGCCTCCCTGTGCGGATTCCTGCCCGGCGACCGCGCCCAGCGCGCCACCGGCGCCGAGGTGGCGGCACCGGAGCTGACCGGCCTGCACCGCACGGTGCTGGCGCTGCTCGCCCTGGTCTTCGGGTTCATGGTCTTCTCGGTGGTGCCCTGGCGCGGCGCGCTGACCGGCCGGGCGGACGCGGCCCCGTACGCCTGGGAGCTGGGCTGGTCCTTCGCCGAGCTCTCGGCGCTGTTCCTGTGCGCGGCGGTGCTGGTGGGACTGGTGGCGCGGCTGGGCGAGGCGAAGCTCAGCAGCACGATCGTCCGGGGCGCGGCGGACTTCACCTCCCCCGCGCTGGTCATCATGCTGGCCCGCGGGGTCACCGTCATCATGAACAATGCGAAGATCACCGACACGGTCCTGCACGCCGTCGAGGGCGTGGTCCGGGGCACCTCGTCCGGTGTCTTCGCCGTGATCGTCTTCGTGGTCAACCTGCCGCTGGCCTTCCTGATCCCCTCGACCTCCGGCCACGCCACCCTCGCCATGCCGATCCTGGCCCCGCTCGCCGACTTCGCTGGCGTCTCCCGGGCGCTGGTGGTCACGGCCTGGCAGTCGGCGAGCGGCTGGATGAACCTCTGGGTGCCGACCACGGCCGTGACCATCGGCGGCGTCGCCCTGGCCAAGGTCGGCTACGACACGTACCTGCGCTTCGTCTGGCCCCTGTTGGCGATCCTGGCCGTGCTGATCTGCGGGTTCCTGGTCCTGGGCGCGACGGTCTGA
- a CDS encoding sigma factor-like helix-turn-helix DNA-binding protein, producing MSQWGPTARLSYWAFHADRRPAYMRFAYLHLGSDRGAEQAVDAAFDTIMGEWLRMLHMDRLDAYAWTVLKRCIVDRQHPRDPWRHRPEPMDTSAFEAALREARADRYEVLTDTIRFYSAVSRLVERQRDAVLLRYGLRCTPGEAAAVMGVDEATVRSHLGQAHRRLARLLDTSAGS from the coding sequence ATGAGCCAGTGGGGTCCGACGGCGCGCCTGTCGTACTGGGCCTTCCACGCCGACCGGCGGCCCGCGTACATGCGCTTCGCCTACCTGCACCTGGGCTCCGACCGGGGCGCGGAACAGGCGGTGGACGCCGCCTTCGACACCATCATGGGCGAATGGCTCCGGATGCTGCACATGGACCGGCTGGACGCCTACGCCTGGACCGTGCTCAAGCGCTGCATAGTCGACCGCCAGCACCCCCGCGACCCCTGGCGGCACCGCCCCGAGCCGATGGACACCAGCGCCTTCGAGGCCGCCCTCCGGGAGGCCCGGGCCGACCGGTACGAGGTGCTGACCGACACCATCCGCTTCTACTCCGCCGTCTCCCGACTGGTGGAGCGGCAGCGCGACGCCGTCCTCCTGCGCTACGGCCTGCGGTGCACCCCCGGCGAGGCCGCCGCCGTGATGGGCGTCGACGAGGCCACGGTCCGCTCCCACCTCGGCCAGGCCCACCGCCGGCTCGCCCGGCTGCTCGACACGTCCGCCGGGTCATGA
- a CDS encoding IclR family transcriptional regulator domain-containing protein: MRPFERRERPEDAPLPRSLAELLARAGVRDRYPHYDLGAAEARLLRATPRPPAGHRARRRPDHGWSDPARDCPLDAEQARRDLKAACLAAVCAPGAGARLDSFADGGRTDLPGAVVFGCVLHLSGLREGARFWWQFAAGSGSARTSTAAYCLFLDHSRRGEHHDARFWARELGRRGFRPGGRRDLREVRLCAQAAVLRYVDQHDDPDLGPVPLPRPGLSAVLGGFRPPGPAVVRVAAPRPAPGALRHPALTAAARGTVVQAGTGAALAEARRALTVVTLLDRYPLGVRTARLARRSGLSEAELDRVLSMLCEEGYACRPGAGVYARGPALDRLAAPGGLAAQLQGTLALARDGAGAAVYLGRYAEGEVRITQTAAGPGAPAVREWVDFRDAAHASAVGKCLLAQLDHDRRADHVARHRPARLTARTITDSRTLFTSLDAVAPGAPVFDLREYSSRVVCAAVPITAGGAAGTLALSLPAPRAHRLRAATEALRRTAVPVLLALLLSGAIPPDAQAAPDAPHARRPVTAPPPAGPPPTRTPATAETLRHLRRLFRTQLTGTTAAPTGPHLVTDTTAAAAYLFAAAPPTDEPRLCLPQTYTPLTQGALTTPNGLVVLHP; the protein is encoded by the coding sequence ATGAGGCCCTTCGAACGGCGCGAGCGGCCGGAGGACGCCCCCCTCCCCCGCTCCCTGGCCGAACTCCTCGCCCGCGCGGGCGTCCGCGACCGCTACCCGCACTACGACCTCGGCGCGGCCGAGGCCCGGCTGCTGCGCGCCACCCCCCGCCCGCCCGCCGGGCACCGCGCCCGGCGCCGTCCGGACCACGGCTGGAGCGACCCGGCCCGGGACTGCCCGCTCGACGCCGAGCAGGCCCGCCGCGACCTCAAGGCCGCCTGCCTGGCCGCCGTGTGCGCGCCGGGAGCCGGGGCCCGGCTCGACTCCTTCGCCGACGGCGGGCGCACCGACCTGCCCGGCGCCGTCGTCTTCGGCTGCGTGCTCCACCTCTCGGGACTGCGCGAAGGGGCCCGCTTCTGGTGGCAGTTCGCCGCCGGCTCCGGCAGCGCGCGGACCTCGACCGCCGCGTACTGCCTCTTCCTCGACCACTCCCGGCGCGGCGAGCACCACGACGCCCGGTTCTGGGCCCGCGAGCTGGGCCGCCGCGGCTTCCGGCCGGGCGGCCGCCGGGACCTGCGCGAGGTACGGCTGTGCGCGCAGGCCGCCGTCCTGCGGTACGTCGACCAGCACGACGACCCCGACCTGGGGCCGGTGCCGCTGCCCCGGCCCGGGCTGTCGGCGGTGCTGGGCGGCTTCCGGCCGCCCGGGCCCGCCGTCGTACGGGTGGCCGCGCCGCGCCCGGCCCCCGGCGCGCTGCGCCACCCGGCGCTGACGGCCGCGGCCCGCGGGACGGTCGTCCAGGCCGGGACCGGAGCGGCCCTGGCGGAGGCCCGCCGCGCGCTGACCGTCGTCACGCTCCTGGACCGGTACCCGCTCGGGGTCCGAACGGCCCGGCTCGCCCGGCGGTCGGGGCTGTCCGAGGCGGAGCTCGACCGGGTGCTGTCGATGCTGTGCGAGGAGGGGTACGCGTGCCGGCCCGGCGCCGGGGTGTACGCCCGCGGCCCCGCCCTGGACCGGCTCGCCGCCCCGGGCGGCCTGGCGGCCCAACTGCAGGGCACCCTGGCCCTGGCCCGCGACGGCGCGGGGGCCGCGGTCTACCTGGGCAGGTACGCCGAGGGCGAGGTCCGGATCACCCAGACGGCGGCCGGACCCGGGGCCCCGGCCGTCCGGGAGTGGGTCGACTTCCGCGACGCCGCCCACGCCAGCGCGGTCGGCAAGTGCCTGCTGGCCCAGCTCGACCACGACCGGCGCGCCGACCACGTGGCCCGGCACCGCCCGGCCCGGCTCACCGCGCGGACCATCACCGACAGCCGGACCCTGTTCACGTCCCTGGACGCGGTGGCTCCGGGCGCGCCCGTCTTCGACCTGCGGGAGTACTCGTCCCGCGTCGTCTGCGCGGCGGTCCCGATCACTGCGGGCGGCGCGGCCGGAACCCTCGCGCTGTCCCTGCCCGCACCCCGCGCCCACCGGCTGCGGGCCGCCACGGAGGCACTGCGCCGCACGGCGGTCCCGGTCCTCCTCGCCCTGCTCCTGTCGGGCGCGATCCCGCCCGACGCCCAGGCCGCCCCGGACGCCCCCCACGCACGGCGCCCCGTCACCGCGCCGCCCCCGGCCGGCCCGCCTCCGACGCGCACCCCGGCCACCGCGGAGACCCTCCGCCACCTCCGGCGCCTCTTCCGCACCCAGCTGACCGGCACGACGGCCGCACCCACCGGCCCCCACCTGGTCACCGACACCACGGCGGCGGCCGCGTACCTCTTCGCCGCCGCCCCGCCGACGGACGAGCCCCGCCTGTGCCTCCCCCAGACCTACACCCCGCTCACCCAGGGCGCCCTCACCACCCCGAACGGCCTGGTGGTCCTGCACCCCTGA
- a CDS encoding helix-turn-helix domain-containing protein translates to MNGTDLGRALRELRVASGKQAKVVARSAAMSPSKLSKIENGALAPSVLDVERVLTALEISKEMKEQLTEVARQVATEATAWRIYRRIGLYKHQEEIQAIEAQTTLLRVFQPSCIPGLLQTPEYVRGVQQGSELTDDALEKMIGARLRRQEVLYDRSRTFEFLITESAIRWKLIPAPMMAAQMDKLITMSRMSNIRIGIVPLSAAMPGLPTSSFVLFDCRLVIVEIPHAEITTSEMRDIELYVEKFQMFDRVALSGEDMWDLVAGIRDDFLREQETA, encoded by the coding sequence GTGAACGGAACAGACCTGGGCAGAGCGCTGCGGGAATTGCGAGTAGCCAGCGGAAAGCAGGCGAAAGTGGTGGCCCGCAGCGCTGCCATGTCCCCAAGCAAACTGAGCAAGATTGAGAACGGGGCGCTAGCTCCGAGCGTCCTCGATGTAGAGCGTGTTCTGACAGCCTTGGAAATTTCCAAGGAGATGAAGGAGCAGCTAACCGAGGTGGCCCGGCAGGTGGCCACCGAGGCCACAGCGTGGCGCATCTATCGGCGCATCGGCCTGTACAAGCATCAGGAAGAGATCCAGGCAATAGAGGCTCAGACAACCCTACTCAGGGTGTTTCAGCCCTCCTGCATCCCCGGGCTGCTTCAGACTCCCGAATATGTGCGGGGAGTTCAGCAAGGCTCGGAACTTACTGACGATGCCCTTGAGAAGATGATCGGGGCGCGTCTGCGCCGTCAGGAAGTCCTGTACGACCGATCCCGCACATTCGAATTCCTGATCACGGAATCGGCCATCAGGTGGAAGCTGATCCCGGCCCCGATGATGGCTGCGCAAATGGACAAGCTCATCACCATGTCTCGGATGTCAAACATTCGGATTGGGATTGTTCCCCTCTCTGCCGCCATGCCTGGACTTCCCACATCCTCGTTCGTCCTATTCGACTGCCGGCTCGTGATTGTGGAAATCCCGCACGCTGAAATCACCACCAGTGAGATGCGGGATATCGAGCTATACGTGGAAAAGTTCCAGATGTTCGACCGTGTCGCCCTTTCAGGTGAAGACATGTGGGACCTCGTCGCAGGCATCCGAGACGACTTCTTGAGGGAACAAGAAACCGCCTAG
- a CDS encoding beta-ketoacyl-ACP synthase III gives MTGSRVVALGHYQPARVLTNEDLAAMVDTTDEWILSRVGIKTRHIAGPEEPVDELAFQAAGKALAGAGLTPDDIDLVLVATSTAIDRSPNMAARVAAKLGMGGGPAVMDINVVCSGFTHALATADHAIRAGSATRALVIGADKMTEITDWTDRTTCVLTGDGAGAAVVEASEEPGIGPVLWGSVPEMGNAVRIEGTPPVFAQEGQSVYRWTTSQLPPLARKVCEKAGITPADLAAVVLHQANLRIIEPLAAKIGAVNAVVARDVVDSGNTSAASIPMALSKLVQRGEIVSGAPVLLFGFGGNLSYAGQVIRCP, from the coding sequence ATGACCGGTTCACGAGTGGTGGCGCTAGGGCACTACCAGCCCGCGAGAGTGCTCACCAACGAGGACCTCGCGGCCATGGTCGACACCACCGACGAGTGGATCCTGTCCCGGGTGGGGATCAAGACCCGGCACATCGCGGGTCCGGAGGAACCGGTCGACGAGCTGGCCTTCCAGGCCGCCGGCAAGGCGCTGGCCGGCGCCGGGCTGACCCCGGACGACATCGACCTGGTCCTGGTCGCCACCTCCACGGCGATCGACCGCTCGCCGAACATGGCCGCGCGCGTCGCCGCCAAGCTGGGCATGGGCGGCGGCCCGGCCGTCATGGACATCAACGTCGTCTGTTCCGGCTTCACGCACGCGCTGGCCACCGCGGACCACGCGATCCGGGCCGGCTCGGCCACCCGCGCGCTGGTCATCGGCGCCGACAAGATGACCGAGATCACCGACTGGACCGACCGCACCACCTGCGTGCTCACCGGCGACGGCGCGGGCGCGGCCGTCGTCGAGGCGTCCGAGGAACCCGGCATCGGCCCCGTGCTGTGGGGCTCCGTCCCGGAGATGGGCAACGCGGTCCGGATCGAGGGCACCCCGCCGGTCTTCGCCCAGGAGGGCCAGTCCGTCTACCGCTGGACCACCAGCCAGCTCCCTCCGCTCGCCCGCAAGGTGTGCGAGAAGGCCGGCATCACCCCGGCGGACCTGGCCGCGGTCGTCCTCCACCAGGCCAACCTGAGGATCATCGAGCCCCTCGCCGCGAAGATCGGCGCCGTCAACGCCGTCGTCGCCCGGGACGTCGTCGACTCCGGCAACACCTCGGCCGCCAGCATCCCGATGGCCCTGTCCAAGCTGGTCCAGCGCGGCGAGATCGTCTCCGGCGCCCCCGTCCTGCTCTTCGGCTTCGGCGGCAACCTCTCGTACGCGGGCCAGGTCATCCGCTGCCCCTGA
- the fdhD gene encoding formate dehydrogenase accessory sulfurtransferase FdhD produces MGRVTERRRVVRIRNGTTGVRPDTLVAEEPLEIRLNGKPLAITMRTPGDDFALAVGFLVSEGVLARPGEVRAVTYCEGAAEDGSNTYNVVNVQLASGVPVPDITLERNVYTTSSCGLCGKASLDAVRTATRFPGATAADAVRVPAGLLALLPDRLRAAQKVFDRTGGLHAAGLFTAEGELLDVREDVGRHNAVDKIVGRALQAGRLPLAGAVLLVSGRASFELAQKAVMAGIPVLAAVSAPSSLAVDLALESGMTLVGFLRGPDMNIYAGEQRILLEP; encoded by the coding sequence ATGGGACGGGTCACCGAGCGTCGTCGTGTCGTCCGGATACGGAACGGCACGACAGGGGTGCGCCCGGACACGCTGGTGGCCGAGGAGCCGCTGGAGATACGGCTGAACGGCAAGCCGCTGGCGATCACCATGCGTACGCCGGGTGACGATTTCGCGCTGGCGGTGGGCTTCCTCGTGAGCGAGGGCGTGCTGGCGCGGCCCGGCGAGGTGCGGGCCGTGACCTACTGCGAGGGGGCGGCGGAGGACGGGTCCAACACCTACAACGTCGTCAACGTGCAGTTGGCGTCCGGGGTCCCGGTCCCGGACATCACGCTGGAGCGCAACGTCTACACCACCTCCTCCTGCGGCCTGTGCGGCAAGGCCAGCCTGGACGCGGTCCGTACGGCGACCCGCTTCCCGGGTGCCACGGCCGCCGACGCGGTACGGGTCCCCGCCGGGCTCCTGGCCCTGCTCCCGGACCGGCTGCGCGCGGCCCAGAAGGTCTTCGACCGTACGGGCGGGCTGCACGCGGCCGGGCTGTTCACGGCGGAGGGCGAGCTGCTGGACGTACGGGAGGACGTGGGGCGGCACAACGCGGTGGACAAGATCGTCGGCCGCGCGCTGCAGGCCGGGCGGCTGCCGCTGGCGGGGGCGGTGCTGCTGGTGTCGGGCCGGGCCTCCTTCGAGCTCGCGCAGAAGGCCGTGATGGCGGGCATCCCGGTGCTCGCGGCCGTCTCGGCGCCGTCCTCGCTGGCCGTGGACCTGGCGCTGGAGTCGGGGATGACGCTGGTCGGCTTCCTGCGCGGCCCGGACATGAACATCTACGCGGGCGAGCAACGGATCCTTCTGGAGCCGTGA